ttgcatgtggctggttttccaacaccatttattgaagagactttcctttctccattgttcttgctcctctgtcaaagattagctgtccattgatgtgtgcatttatttttatttttaggctcTCAGCGCTGTTCCCTCAAtcacttgtctgtttttctgctgataccatgctgttttgattactgtagctttgtagtataatttgaggTCAGGGAGTGTAagacttccagctttgttctttttcctcaggatttctttggctctttggggtcttttgttgttccatgtaaattttaggattctttgttctgtttctgtggaaaatgttgttgggattttgatagggatcacattgaatctgtagattgctttaggaagtatggacattttaactatgttaattcctgcaatccatgagcacagaatctttccatttctttgtgtcgtctttgatttctttcaacaatgtcttacagtttttgaTGTACAGGTCTTTCGCTtccttcgttaaatttattcctagatgttttattctttttgttgcaaatgtaaatggggttgtttccttgatttttctctctgccagttcattgttagtgtatagcattgctactgatttttgtatgttgattttgtaccctgcaactttactgtatttgtttattgtctctaataattttttggtggattctttatggctttctctatataaaactatgtcatccacaaataatgacatttttaccccttcctttccaatttggatcccttttctttctttttcctgcctaattgctctggctgggactttcaaaactatgttgaataagagtggcgagagtgggcacccttgtcttgttcctgttctcagagggatggctttcagtttttcaccattgagtatgatgttggctgtgggtttgtcatatatggcctttattatgttgtacTTCCCTTTTATACCccttttattcagagtttttatcataaatatatgcTGTATGttgtcaaatgcattctctgcatctattgagatgatcgtgatttttatccttcattctgtaatgtggtgtatcacactgattggcAGATactgaaccattcttgcatccctggaataaatcccacttggtggtagtgtataatttttttaatgtattgttttcttggtttgctaatattttgttgaagatttttacatctatgttcatcagtgataatggcctatcactttctttttctgtgttgtccttgtctgggttGGTGTCAGGgttatgttggcctcataaaatgagttagaaagtgttcccttctctttaattttttggaatagtttgagaaggacaggtattaaatcctctttgaatgtttggtagaattctccagagaaaccatccggtcctggacttttatttttggggaggtttttaaattattttttcagtcacCTTACTAGTGatgggtctattcagattctctatttcttgattcagttttgggaggttgtttgattctaagaatttatccgtttcttctaggctatctaattttttggtatataggttttcatagtattctcatcctttgtatttctgtaatacctgttctaatttctcctcttttgttatttatttcatttatttgaggcttctctttttcttagtcagtcttcctaagggtttctcaattttgtttatcctttcaaagaaccaggtcttagtttcattgatcttttctgttgtctttttagtctctatttcatttatttcccctctgatttttatcatttccttccttctgttgacttttggcttcatttattcttctttttctagttcctttaggtgtaatattagattgtttgagatttttcttggtcttgaggtaggcctgtattgctataaactttcctcttagtactgcttttgctgtgtcccatttTTGGCTGTTAGGAATGATACTGCtctgaacatttgtatacaagtttttgtatgaatatatgttttcagttctcttgagtgtatacctaggagtagaattgctggataatACGGTacttttatgtttaactttttgatgaaCCATCAGACTATTTTCCACAgactgcactgttttacattcctacttgcaatgtatgagggttccagtttctccccaTCCTCGCCAATGCTTATTATtgtagccattctagtaggtgtttttgctttttgataaGATGTGTAAATCAAAGAAAAGCATAGTATGATAGAATATTGCCACAGACTTGCTGGAAGAATTAATGAATGTGTATCAATATTACTTCATATGTTCTAGGAGGATGGACTCCGGCAAGTTCTGGAGGAGATGAAAGCCTTATATGAACAAAACCAGTCTGATGTGTAAGTTTTAAGATTGATGAAAGAATTAAGATACTGAAATCAGATAATCTTACCTCAGTTTTTAGATGtgattttctgtctctgtgagccTAATCATACTCTCACTGTACAGATTATCACAGGACAAGAGGGATTTGTGTTGGTCACTGCTGTATCTTTGGAAATTCAAATAGTGCTTGGCATATggtggatgctcaataaatatttgttgtttgacTGACATGACTTGAAATAAATTAGGGTAGACCTAAAAGACACGAGCAAGTAGAAACCCTAACAAGGTGAAATATATAGTTTCCACTGCTTGTTTTCATTGATAGATGCCTTAATGTGTTAAAGGGAGAATGGGCAGTTTGTAAACTTAGCAGGAGCAGCATTGTTCCTGATAGGTGGAGTAAAGTTCACAAAGGCTATGGCTTGGTGGGTGAGGGGGCTCTAGATTTATGGAAGATTTAAAGCTAACCATGGTAGTTGGTGCGATGGAGAATTTGGGCTGTAGGACAGATTTTCTAGGTTCCCAGGGTCTGTGAAGAGTAAGACACCAAAGAGTACCAACTGCTGGCTGAAAGGTGAGGTATTCAAATCTCCACCTAGAGAGAAGTCTGTCTGTGACATGAGGTTTGTCTTTGGCCTTGTTAGGTACACTGTTTATCAGTTACTTGGACATAGAAATCACTAGCATGCTGGTAAGATTTGTGGAGCACACAGAACCACAGGAGCATTTTCCCACTCTTAAGTTGTGCTTAagaatagacacagaaaaatctttataaatagAATGAGGAACTGAACCCCAACAGGTCTGCAGTAAACATGAAGTTCTGAACTCAAGTTCTCAGgcgattcattcattcacttaacaaacatGTACTAAACGACTGGGTGCCACTAAGAAGCTCTGGTATTCCAATTGTAAGCCACATAGTCAAGATTTCTGCCCCGATGGCTGTCACAGTCCAGTGTGGAAGACAGATGTGAAATACACATCTACCAAACTGGGATACAAGCTATGAAGGAAAGCAACAGAGTGCtaggagagagaagagtgaagTGAAGGTATAATTAGATTCAGGAAACAGGGACATTCTCTCCAAGGAAGAGACATTTCAGCTGAGGcctaaaggagaaatagactttaGCCAGGCAGTAGTTGTGGGCAGAGAGCATtctaggtagagggaacagcatatgcaaaggccctgagtcaTGAAAGAGGGTGAGATGCTCAGGAAACTGACACTTGAAGGCCAGTGGGGCTGAAGCTTAATAAGCAGGCAAAGGGTGATGCCAGGTGACATTTTTAAGCATATGGGGCAGGTGGTGGCACATTTGTGATTTAAAAGATTACCTTGGATCCTGTGTGGACTGTGGATGGAGGGactgagaggagagggaggcatcCTGTTATCTAGGTGATGGGAGAGGTGACCTGGACTAGGTAAAAAGTGAACAGGTTAAAGACATATTTCAGAGGTGGCTTAATAGGACTGGATCCAGTCGGAATGATTTTCGTGTCTTCCCTGTATTTGAACCATCTGCAAATTCATGATCCAAAATTCTGTGCCCCATCCTCCtagtttcttttttggggagaCAATCACCATTACCAGTGTCtggttaaaaattatttgtcaaaataatttgaCAATAACTTAATCtatattttgcctctttttcagGGCCTGTAGCAGGCACTGCATGAAGATATCCTCGTACTCATCTCGTTCCTTTTAAAACTCCGAAGtagatttttattcattctgtaaatctggttatgttttgtttttcccaattttatttttattgtggtaaaatatatacaacataaaatttgccatcttaaccatttttcatTCTATAGTTGAGTGTAGTAAATGCATTCATAGTGCTGGgcagtcatcaccaccatccatccttGTATCTCTTCCTCTCATAatactgaaactctgtacccgttgaACAATTGTATATCTGGTTTTTAAATGTCATACTTGTCTAATATCTAAGAAGATGTAGATTTTATAGGGTAAAACCaaaattttctccctctttttgtgAAGAACACTGAGTGTAGTACATGCACATAGTCGAAgatcaagaaatgtttgttggatgaTTGAAGGaccattttaactcattttactATAACAAGGATTTGGAATAGAAACACGATATAAGACCATAATCTTATGAACTCTGATGTCAGGTTTGTCTCTTGTCCCAGCATGGTACAGGGATTCTAGAAAGTGAGTaaacacagtgtttgtcttttggAAATAATGGAGAATAATCAGTGTGCAAAAATGCAAAGTACCAAATGGTTAAATGAAATGCTGGTGGTATgatcttaggcaaattatttagcTTTTGGCTTTTTTATCTTTAACATAGTAGTAAAAGCTCTGTTGTGGAGGCAGGTACTATTTGCTTAGGTTAACTGCTAACCATAAATAGGTTAACACAAGCATGGAAGTCAGTTGTTAGTTGGCTTTGAAAATTTTActtatagtaaaatatacatatttgttcttttcctctttaaatgttctcaccaggAATGAAGCGAAGTCAGGTGGGCGAGGTGATTTGATACCAACCATCAAATTTCGACACTGTTCTTTGTTAAGAAATCGACGCTGCACTGTAGCATACCTGTAAGCTTCTCAGTTTTTGCTTGGAGTGGCAGGGAACGATGGAGGGGTTTTTGTGTGCTTTCCTAATTAGCCATTTCAAATGGATAACAGGATTTcttagatttgttttttcttgataaGCATTCTAaactctcttttttccatttaaaattttcttattatgaaaaatttcagcaTTTGTAAAACTAGGAGAATAAGATAACAAACCCCCTTGGTTATATAGGTTTAacagtttttaacattttgccatgtttacttcatcttgttttatttgttcatggCAGACATTTTCCTGCTGAACACTTCAGTATGCATCTCTAAGAAAAGTGCCTTTTGGACCTTTTCTCCCATGACGTTGTACCATTCTCATACCTAGAAAAGTGAACAAGCCTTCCCAGCATCTAGTCAGTTCACATTTATGTTTCCCCATTGTCCCAAAGATCTTCTTACAGTTTGTTCATTTGCCTCGGGAGCCAAAGAAAGTCCACATATTACACTGAGGTTGCTGTAGTCTTGAGTCTCTCCTGATCAAAACAACTTCTGATGTCCCTTTTGTTATGCCATCTAATACCTTCTTAATGTCCTAGGTATGACCGATTGCTTCGAATTAGAGCACTCAGGTGGGAATATGGCAGTGTCTTGCCAAATGCTTTACGATTTCACATGTCTGCTGAAGAAGTAAGTTAGCACTGTTCAACTTTATGAATTTGGAAAATGCTGAGGTTCTGGCATCGTTCTGTAATACTAtttatggtatttctctttttgtttttaacatctgGTTTTCAGCAGTTCTtggtgtgtatttatttattatatactgTGATGAGGATGGTAGGAGTAATTCTAAATGCAAGGCTATATGGAAAACTGTGTTATtgcttaacaaaataaaggatccCTTATGTTATTTATTAGTGATCCATTAGTAGGATTAAAAAACTGGcattattggggccggcccatggccgagtggttaagtttacacgctccgccttcggtggcccagggtttcaccggtttggatcttgggctcagacatggcatcactcatcagaccacgttgaggtggcttcccacatgccacaactaggaggacccacaactaaaatatatatatacaactatgtactgggggaattgggggaggaaaaaaaaaaagattggcaacagttgttagctcaggtgccaatatttaaaaaaaaaaacaaaagcaaaactggCATTATTATTTGGAGGTTTTCCATAAAGtgtcagagtgtgtgtgtgtgtgtctatagtattttcagtatattcacagttgTGCATTCATTATCACCATcttattccagaacattttcatcactcccccCAAAAACCTTGTAAACGTTATCATTTACTTCatattctctcccctcctctcagcTCCTGGAAATCACTATTCTATTTcctccatagatttgcctattgtggCTTTTTCATGTAAGTAAGTCATGCAacgtgtggccttttgtgtctttcacttagcatgttttcaaggctcatccatgtggtaacatgtgtcagaacttcattctgatttatggctgaataatattccattgtacagatgtacATATCTcatccattcctcagttgatggacatttgagtgtttttctcaacaatgttttacagttttcaggaAAACTGTCAATGCAGAGTTTTAAGAGATTATAATTCTGAAATGGTGTATTTTTCATGATTCTCTTTGTGGTGGAATGTTCCTTAGGTCTGTGATTAAGTACGCTGGGATGTAAGTTCTACAAGAACAGAGATTTTTGTTCACTTTGTTAAATGATCCATCCTGAGTACCCAGATCAGTGCCTGGTTCACAGCAAGCAGTCAATAATATTTGTCGCTTAAATGAATTAATGGTCGCAGTATGGGGATGGGGATGTGTGCTGCTTCTGAAAGGCTAAGTGTACAATTTCTTcaagtttgttttcttataaCTTTGTCAAATGACCATCTTTATGTTTGCAGATGGAGTGGTTCAATCATTATAAAAAATCCCTTGCTACTTATATGAGGTCACTGGGAGGAGATGAAGGTTTGGACATTACACAGGATATGAAACCTCCAAAAAGCCTATATATAGAAGTGAGTATACTTTTgtaaaatggatttttctttagCACGTAGGTTGTGCTGACTTTGGTCTAAGAAGAGGAGGGTATATGAATATATATcagcttatattaaaaaagaaaggaaacataaacCCAAACCAAAAATGTTACCTCTGGGGGAATGGCGGGAATAGGATAAAACAGCTAAATCCTTTTAATATACCTCTTTTAACAGTTTTAACTTTGAAACCATGTaggtattttacatattattaaaacaaaattaaatcaaagtgGAAAAGCAACCCACAAAGTTTGAAAGCACAAAGAAACAAACGAACCTGTGTTTCAAGTTGGTGGATTAGtcaaacaggaaata
The Equus przewalskii isolate Varuska chromosome 21, EquPr2, whole genome shotgun sequence DNA segment above includes these coding regions:
- the GINS1 gene encoding DNA replication complex GINS protein PSF1 isoform X1, producing MFCEKAMELVRELHRAPEGQLPAFNEDGLRQVLEEMKALYEQNQSDVNEAKSGGRGDLIPTIKFRHCSLLRNRRCTVAYLYDRLLRIRALRWEYGSVLPNALRFHMSAEEMEWFNHYKKSLATYMRSLGGDEGLDITQDMKPPKSLYIEVRCLKDYGEFEVDDGTSVLLKKNSQHFLPRWKCEQLIRQGILEHVLS
- the GINS1 gene encoding DNA replication complex GINS protein PSF1 isoform X2, coding for MNHHNPSEVGTVVPIGQEDGLRQVLEEMKALYEQNQSDVNEAKSGGRGDLIPTIKFRHCSLLRNRRCTVAYLYDRLLRIRALRWEYGSVLPNALRFHMSAEEMEWFNHYKKSLATYMRSLGGDEGLDITQDMKPPKSLYIEVRCLKDYGEFEVDDGTSVLLKKNSQHFLPRWKCEQLIRQGILEHVLS
- the GINS1 gene encoding DNA replication complex GINS protein PSF1 isoform X3 — encoded protein: MFCEKAMELVRELHRAPEGQLPAFNEDGLRQVLEEMKALYEQNQSDVNEAKSGGRGDLIPTIKFRHCSLLRNRRCTVAYLYDRLLRIRALRWEYGSVLPNALRFHMSAEEMEWFNHYKKSLATYMRSLGGDEGLDITQDMKPPKSLYIEHFLPRWKCEQLIRQGILEHVLS